In Primulina huaijiensis isolate GDHJ02 unplaced genomic scaffold, ASM1229523v2 scaffold20025, whole genome shotgun sequence, the following are encoded in one genomic region:
- the LOC140966157 gene encoding uncharacterized protein, with the protein MESHVQIFLNKLSYASIAVATLTFFFLYLQTPETCVDPSDPKPHTRFPTSTCDFNPRYYASPDKRNRRIWSTKSWTTAVSSYAAFFKTFHISNHSRALIVSAGPGHSVVAMNELGVADVTGVELVDSPPLVSRADPHNLPFFDGIFDVGFGVYLDRALFPARYVGEIERTVRIDGLCVVAVEECGPREVEKIMRLFKKSRFVRAKNVTLAGEFRTGIIMKVESST; encoded by the coding sequence ATGGAAAGCCACGTCCAAATCTTTTTGAACAAGCTCTCCTATGCCTCCATTGCTGTAGCCACATTAACCTTTTTCTTCCTCTATCTCCAAACCCCTGAAACCTGCGTGGATCCCTCAGACCCGAAGCCACACACCCGGTTTCCCACATCCACTTGTGATTTCAATCCTCGCTACTACGCCTCTCCCGACAAGCGGAACCGTCGCATCTGGTCCACTAAATCATGGACCACCGCGGTATCATCTTACGCCGCGTTCTTCAAGACCTTCCACATTTCTAACCATTCGCGAGCCCTGATTGTCTCCGCCGGGCCAGGTCATTCAGTTGTGGCGATGAATGAATTGGGCGTGGCTGATGTGACTGGGGTGGAGCTGGTCGATTCTCCGCCTTTGGTGAGCCGAGCCGATCCCCATAATTTGCCCTTTTTTGATGGGATTTTTGATGTTGGGTTCGGTGTGTATTTGGATCGGGCCCTGTTTCCCGCCCGATACGTTGGGGAGATTGAGAGGACGGTGAGGATAGATGGGCTTTGTGTTGTGGCAGTGGAGGAATGTGGACCTAGGGAAGTGGAGAAGATTATGAGATTGTTCAAGAAATCACGGTTTGTTAGGGCCAAGAATGTAACTTTAGCTGGGGAGTTTAGGACAGGAATTATCATGAAAGTAGAGAGCTCAACctga